CTAAGGCAATTTTTACGTCATACTCTTTTGCCACTTCACTAATGCCTTTCCAATACGGTATTAGCTTCTCTTCCCACTGCCACTTTAGAATGTCGCCATATTCATTTGGCCAAGGTGCCACTGGCCAATTTGGATACGTAGCATTTTCGTCAGAGCCAGCTGTTCCTGAAAAGGCGTTCACTACAGGCACATCAAGCAAGCTTGCTAGCAGGATCGTTTTGCGTAACACGTCATCGCTTTCCTGAGCAAACTTTTTATCTGGACTGATTGGATTCCCATGACAGCTAAAAGCACTAATGATTAATCCTCTTGAAGTAACAGCTTCAAGGTATGCATCACGTTTCTCTTTACTTTCTAAAAGCTCATCAAGTGGGCAATGTGCTCCACCAGGGTAACATCCTGTGCCAATTTCAACCGCGTCTAAGCCGGCCGCTTTAACATGGTCTAGCATATCTTCAAAAGATTTTTCTGCGAATAAGACGGTAAATACACCTAGTTTCATTTTAATCCCTCCAATTGTAATCCTATATCAATTTATCAATAGTGAATAAGGTTCAGTGCCTAGGCATTAGGCTGTGCAGATCCAGGTTTATTATCACTTAAGCGAATCGTTTGCCCAGACTGACTGCTTTCATAAATAGCCTCTATGACCTGAGAAACCATTAAAGCTTCTTCTGGTTTAAC
This region of Bacillus horti genomic DNA includes:
- a CDS encoding sugar phosphate isomerase/epimerase family protein, producing MKLGVFTVLFAEKSFEDMLDHVKAAGLDAVEIGTGCYPGGAHCPLDELLESKEKRDAYLEAVTSRGLIISAFSCHGNPISPDKKFAQESDDVLRKTILLASLLDVPVVNAFSGTAGSDENATYPNWPVAPWPNEYGDILKWQWEEKLIPYWKGISEVAKEYDVKIALELHGGFLVHTPYTLLKLREATNEYIGANLDPSHLWWQGIDPVAAIKILGKENAIHHFHAKDTYIDQDNVNMYGLTDMQPYGNIQTRAWNFRSVGCGHSLQEWSNMISALQTFGYDYVISIEHEDPIMSIDEGFSRAVTNLNSVLIKEQPANLWWT